The following coding sequences lie in one Kitasatospora azatica KCTC 9699 genomic window:
- a CDS encoding nucleoside deaminase, whose translation MTDLPVPADLLSVALAEARLGLREGGIPIGAALFGPDGGLLGRGHNRRVQDGDPSTHAETAAFRAAGRLRGYGRTTMVTTLSPCWYCSGLVRQFGIGQVIIGEARTFHGGHDWLAEHGVRITVLDDAECIALMREFIATRPDLWYEDIGE comes from the coding sequence ATGACTGACCTGCCCGTTCCTGCTGATCTCCTGTCCGTCGCCCTCGCGGAGGCCCGTCTGGGTCTGCGCGAGGGTGGTATCCCGATCGGCGCCGCGCTCTTCGGCCCGGACGGGGGACTGCTGGGACGCGGCCACAATCGCCGCGTCCAGGACGGTGATCCGTCCACGCATGCGGAGACCGCCGCCTTCCGGGCGGCGGGCCGACTGCGCGGATACGGCCGGACCACGATGGTCACCACGCTGTCGCCCTGCTGGTACTGCTCTGGCCTGGTCCGGCAGTTCGGCATCGGGCAGGTGATCATCGGGGAGGCGAGGACCTTCCACGGCGGCCACGACTGGCTCGCCGAGCACGGGGTACGAATCACCGTCCTCGACGACGCCGAATGCATCGCACTGATGCGGGAATTCATCGCTACCCGGCCCGACCTCTGGTACGAGGACATCGGCGAGTGA
- a CDS encoding isopenicillin N synthase family dioxygenase: MSSRIPVIDLALWLSDDPAARARTADAVDAALSQAGFLLITGHGVGLEIREEVRQAAHSFFALPAEVKQRYAVSVGGRGWLAKGAEANGYSEGTPTPPDLKESWTVGADQPIGEAEIDAFWFQPNRWPQVEVPQLQPIVEDYLARMRSVADEVLRLLGTALGQGADFFTAHTTHPTYTLNINWYPGTGLVGEPLPGQFRIGPHTDFGTVTLLDRQQGKGGLQVWIDPEDGGEGWEDAPYDPVALTVNIGDLMARWTGGRWRSGRHRVLPPSPDTPDEDLMSLVYFYECDPHTMVVPIAGPVAHAPVDSSVYLRDKLYAISVS, from the coding sequence ATGTCCTCTCGCATCCCCGTGATCGACCTCGCCCTCTGGCTCTCCGATGACCCGGCGGCCCGGGCCCGTACCGCCGATGCCGTGGACGCCGCGCTCAGCCAGGCCGGCTTCCTGCTGATCACCGGACACGGCGTCGGCCTCGAGATCCGGGAGGAGGTCCGGCAGGCCGCCCACTCGTTCTTCGCGCTGCCTGCGGAGGTGAAGCAACGCTACGCGGTGAGCGTCGGCGGCCGCGGCTGGCTGGCCAAGGGCGCCGAGGCCAACGGCTACTCGGAAGGCACTCCGACCCCGCCGGATCTCAAGGAGTCCTGGACGGTCGGAGCGGATCAGCCGATCGGCGAAGCCGAGATCGACGCCTTCTGGTTCCAGCCGAATCGCTGGCCGCAGGTCGAAGTACCGCAGTTGCAGCCGATCGTAGAGGACTACCTGGCGCGGATGCGCTCCGTCGCCGACGAGGTGCTCCGGCTGCTCGGCACCGCGCTGGGCCAGGGCGCGGACTTCTTCACCGCGCACACCACGCACCCGACGTACACCCTGAACATCAACTGGTACCCGGGCACGGGTCTGGTGGGCGAGCCCCTCCCCGGCCAGTTCCGGATCGGCCCGCACACCGACTTCGGCACGGTCACCCTGCTGGACCGCCAGCAGGGCAAGGGCGGGCTACAGGTCTGGATCGACCCCGAGGACGGCGGCGAAGGCTGGGAGGATGCCCCGTACGACCCGGTGGCACTTACCGTCAACATCGGTGACCTGATGGCCCGTTGGACCGGCGGCCGCTGGCGCTCCGGCCGCCACCGGGTCCTCCCGCCGTCCCCCGACACCCCGGATGAGGACCTGATGTCCCTGGTCTACTTCTACGAGTGCGACCCCCACACCATGGTCGTCCCGATCGCCGGCCCCGTGGCGCACGCGCCAGTGGACTCCTCCGTATATCTGAGGGACAAGCTGTACGCCATCAGCGTGAGTTGA
- a CDS encoding NAD(P)-binding domain-containing protein, which yields MAVPAKHQSHQSRPEEHDVVIVGAGQAGLSIAHELAQADVEHVVLERGRVAQSWRRRWDSFCLVIPNWTVRLPGAPYTGSDQDGFMARDAIVDHLVRYAADGRAPVREGVEVTRVNADPDGGFRLASSDGLLRARKLVLASGGYQRPHRPAGWRSLPPSVIVFDAEDYTRPQALPPGGVLVVGSGQTGCQLAEELVETGRRVHLACGRAPWIPRRVEGRDIISWLVEETPFFVTKVGDLPDLGMRLLANLQCSGRDGGHDLNYRTLQALGVTLAGHFLGADDGRVHFADDLPNSVAFGDARHAEIDALLTSCLAKRGKRAPQLPPPPPFAAEPVTELDLDGVGAIVFTSGYRPDFARWVDFPEAFDATGFPLQTDGCSTVVPGLHFMGVHWQRTRQSATFLGVAEDAAVLAERLTGRAAPGR from the coding sequence ATGGCCGTTCCTGCAAAGCACCAGTCGCACCAGTCCCGTCCCGAGGAACACGATGTCGTGATCGTGGGCGCCGGGCAGGCGGGCCTGTCGATCGCGCACGAGCTCGCGCAGGCGGATGTCGAGCACGTCGTGCTTGAGCGCGGTCGCGTGGCACAGAGCTGGCGGCGGCGCTGGGACAGCTTCTGTCTGGTGATCCCCAACTGGACGGTCCGGCTCCCCGGCGCGCCTTACACCGGATCCGACCAGGACGGCTTCATGGCGCGTGACGCGATCGTCGACCATCTCGTGCGCTACGCCGCCGACGGACGGGCGCCGGTGCGCGAGGGCGTCGAGGTGACCCGCGTCAACGCCGACCCCGACGGCGGCTTCCGGCTCGCCAGCTCGGACGGCCTGTTGCGCGCCCGGAAACTGGTGCTGGCCTCCGGCGGCTACCAGCGACCGCACCGCCCGGCAGGCTGGCGTTCGTTGCCGCCCTCGGTCATCGTCTTCGACGCGGAGGACTACACCCGTCCGCAGGCCCTGCCGCCGGGCGGGGTGCTGGTCGTCGGCAGTGGTCAGACCGGGTGCCAGCTCGCCGAAGAGCTGGTCGAGACCGGACGCCGGGTACACCTGGCCTGCGGTCGCGCGCCCTGGATCCCCCGGCGCGTCGAGGGGCGGGACATCATCTCCTGGCTGGTCGAGGAGACGCCATTCTTCGTCACCAAGGTTGGCGACCTACCCGACCTCGGCATGAGGCTGCTCGCCAACCTGCAGTGCAGCGGCCGCGACGGCGGTCACGACCTCAACTACCGCACCCTGCAGGCGCTGGGAGTCACACTCGCTGGGCATTTCCTCGGCGCCGACGACGGCCGCGTGCACTTTGCTGACGACCTGCCGAACTCCGTCGCCTTCGGCGACGCGCGCCACGCCGAGATCGACGCGCTGCTGACGTCCTGCCTGGCCAAGCGCGGAAAGCGGGCCCCGCAGTTGCCGCCGCCACCACCGTTCGCGGCGGAGCCGGTGACCGAGCTGGACCTCGACGGCGTCGGCGCGATCGTCTTCACCTCCGGCTACCGTCCGGACTTCGCGAGGTGGGTGGACTTCCCGGAGGCCTTCGACGCGACGGGCTTCCCGCTCCAGACCGACGGCTGCAGCACGGTCGTCCCGGGGCTGCACTTCATGGGCGTGCACTGGCAGCGGACTAGGCAGTCCGCGACCTTCCTCGGCGTCGCCGAGGATGCGGCCGTGCTGGCGGAACGGCTGACCGGCCGGGCCGCTCCGGGACGGTAG
- a CDS encoding FAD-dependent oxidoreductase — protein sequence MNPARDPRIAIVGAGLGGLTCARVLQQHGCSATVFEREASADARPQGGTLDLHADTGQAALRAAGLLDRFQALSRPEGEEWRVLDFADAALLAHQGPSAAGGRPEIDRGQLRGLFLDSLTEGTVRWGRAVSGVTPLADGTCRLLFADGTAEDFDLVVGADGAWSRVRPALSHAAPRYTGVTFVETGFDHCNTRHPDLARLVGNGSMLAKGAGRSLVAQRNSNGHIRAYIALRAPQDWHVAAGLDLGDQRAVRTHLLGMFDGWDESLRYILRNSDSGFINRSLFVLPAPHTWQHVPGVTLLGDAAHLMPPVGLGANLAMLDGSDLAHALVTESNVDDAVRAYESIMLPRSIEAATSSAQGLDHLVPAATS from the coding sequence ATGAACCCTGCTCGTGATCCCCGCATCGCGATCGTCGGCGCCGGCCTCGGCGGCCTCACCTGCGCCCGAGTCCTGCAGCAACACGGCTGCTCCGCCACCGTCTTCGAACGCGAGGCCTCCGCCGACGCCCGCCCGCAGGGCGGCACCCTCGACCTGCACGCCGACACCGGCCAGGCCGCCCTGCGGGCGGCGGGGCTCCTCGACCGATTCCAAGCCCTCTCCCGCCCCGAAGGAGAGGAGTGGCGTGTGCTCGACTTCGCCGACGCCGCCCTCCTGGCGCATCAGGGGCCTTCCGCCGCCGGCGGCCGGCCGGAGATCGACCGTGGCCAACTGCGCGGTCTGTTCCTGGATTCGCTCACCGAGGGCACGGTGCGGTGGGGCCGCGCCGTCAGCGGGGTCACCCCGCTCGCGGACGGCACCTGCCGGCTGCTCTTCGCTGACGGCACCGCCGAGGACTTCGACCTGGTGGTCGGCGCCGACGGCGCCTGGTCGCGCGTCCGCCCGGCCCTGTCGCACGCCGCACCCCGCTACACCGGCGTCACCTTCGTCGAGACCGGGTTCGACCACTGCAACACCCGCCATCCCGACCTCGCGCGGCTGGTCGGCAACGGATCGATGCTGGCGAAGGGCGCCGGCAGGTCCCTGGTCGCCCAGCGCAACAGCAACGGCCACATCCGCGCCTACATTGCGCTCCGCGCGCCGCAGGACTGGCACGTGGCTGCCGGTCTCGACCTCGGCGACCAGCGGGCCGTACGCACGCACCTGCTGGGGATGTTCGACGGCTGGGACGAGAGCCTGCGCTACATCCTGCGCAACAGCGACAGCGGGTTCATCAACCGGTCCCTGTTCGTCCTGCCCGCCCCGCACACCTGGCAGCACGTTCCCGGCGTGACGCTGCTCGGCGATGCCGCGCACCTGATGCCCCCGGTCGGGCTGGGCGCCAATCTCGCGATGCTCGACGGCTCCGACCTCGCCCACGCCCTCGTCACCGAATCCAACGTCGACGACGCCGTCCGCGCCTACGAGAGCATCATGCTGCCGCGATCGATTGAGGCCGCGACGAGCAGTGCGCAGGGACTCGACCACCTCGTTCCCGCAGCGACTTCCTGA
- a CDS encoding sensor domain-containing diguanylate cyclase, with protein sequence MVAFVGWWSADLPGVMADAGVPAAQGLEAVSLLARARVVSGRVRVRLLLFGAAAAAGCLQEVAARQFAVSRLPSGGVLHLLCRMVAAPGVLVAAAFAVAGMVLAADSGTGQLMWLRRLLDGGMVAGSLFTLGSVLGLQRAASAGGTLTAVSVFGRVFTDILLLGLLVGLQFSVRPGERATVTVAGAGLALLTLSEVLSLCHPGPCGLSIGLLTQACRMTGLLVIAAAPWMPGGGSVLGADGGTPAVRGVMAAFVPAVVCAFGVTAHVFSGRRPDVVVLAVGASVLLALCVRQGVTQAYNLHLTRELAVQEEHFRQLVQGSSDVIAIAGHDGALCYVSPAARRVFGYRPEDLLGTGWARLVHPDDRRRVRRAAERLSETGEAAGDLVDPLSCRVRAADGRWRDIESTIARHPAGFVVNSRDVSERVALQARLEHLAFHDALTGLPNRVLFADRVAHGLAKSSAHGDPPAVLFVDLDGFKEVNDSAGHAAGDELLVQVARRLRGAVGAGGTVARLGGDEFAALLEGAAGLCEARAWEVAQRLLSTLSQPYRIGGLNTAVAASIGIAIATPGITAEELMHNADLAMYGAKASGKGRIKSWRPAMTGPGPWPP encoded by the coding sequence GTGGTCGCATTCGTGGGCTGGTGGTCGGCGGACCTGCCCGGGGTCATGGCTGATGCGGGTGTGCCAGCCGCGCAGGGGTTGGAGGCGGTCTCGTTGCTGGCTCGTGCACGGGTGGTCTCGGGGCGGGTCAGGGTCCGGCTGCTGCTGTTCGGCGCAGCGGCAGCCGCCGGGTGCCTGCAGGAGGTGGCTGCCCGTCAGTTTGCCGTGTCACGGCTCCCGTCCGGAGGTGTCCTGCATCTGCTGTGCCGGATGGTGGCCGCGCCCGGGGTGCTGGTTGCCGCCGCGTTCGCGGTGGCCGGGATGGTTCTCGCGGCGGACAGCGGCACCGGCCAGCTGATGTGGTTGCGTCGGCTGCTGGATGGGGGGATGGTCGCAGGTTCGCTGTTCACACTGGGCAGTGTGCTGGGGTTGCAGCGGGCCGCGTCGGCGGGCGGCACGCTGACAGCGGTGTCCGTGTTCGGGCGAGTGTTCACTGACATCCTGTTGCTGGGCTTGCTGGTGGGGTTGCAGTTCTCGGTGCGGCCCGGCGAGCGGGCCACCGTCACCGTCGCGGGGGCCGGGCTCGCCCTGCTGACGCTGAGCGAGGTGCTGAGTCTGTGCCACCCGGGGCCGTGCGGCCTTTCCATCGGTCTCCTCACGCAGGCGTGTCGGATGACCGGGCTGCTCGTCATCGCTGCAGCACCGTGGATGCCCGGAGGTGGCAGCGTCCTGGGGGCCGACGGCGGGACACCCGCGGTGCGGGGCGTGATGGCAGCGTTCGTCCCTGCCGTCGTCTGCGCATTCGGCGTGACGGCGCATGTGTTCTCCGGCCGCCGGCCGGACGTGGTTGTGCTGGCGGTGGGTGCTTCGGTGCTGCTGGCGCTGTGCGTGCGCCAGGGGGTCACCCAGGCCTACAACCTGCACCTGACACGGGAGTTGGCCGTCCAGGAGGAGCACTTCCGCCAGCTGGTGCAGGGATCGAGCGACGTGATTGCGATCGCCGGACACGACGGCGCCCTGTGCTACGTCAGCCCCGCCGCGCGCCGGGTGTTCGGCTACCGGCCTGAGGACCTGCTCGGCACCGGCTGGGCTCGGCTTGTCCATCCGGACGACCGGAGGAGGGTGAGACGGGCAGCTGAGCGTTTGAGCGAGACCGGCGAGGCGGCCGGCGACCTCGTGGACCCGCTCTCCTGCAGGGTCCGGGCGGCGGACGGCCGGTGGCGTGACATCGAGTCGACGATCGCCCGGCACCCCGCCGGATTCGTCGTCAACAGCCGGGATGTGAGTGAGCGGGTGGCGTTGCAGGCACGATTGGAACACCTGGCGTTCCACGACGCGCTGACCGGGTTGCCCAACCGCGTACTGTTCGCCGACCGGGTGGCTCACGGGTTGGCGAAGAGCTCGGCGCACGGCGATCCGCCTGCGGTGCTTTTCGTGGACTTGGACGGATTCAAGGAAGTCAACGACTCGGCCGGGCATGCGGCAGGCGATGAGCTGCTGGTCCAGGTGGCACGTCGGCTGAGGGGCGCGGTGGGGGCTGGGGGCACCGTTGCCCGGCTGGGCGGCGACGAGTTCGCGGCGCTGCTCGAGGGAGCGGCCGGCTTGTGCGAGGCGCGGGCCTGGGAAGTGGCCCAGCGGCTGCTGTCCACCCTGTCCCAGCCGTACCGGATCGGCGGTCTCAACACCGCAGTGGCCGCCTCGATCGGCATCGCCATCGCCACCCCAGGCATCACGGCCGAGGAGCTCATGCACAATGCCGATCTTGCTATGTACGGCGCCAAAGCCTCGGGCAAGGGCCGTATCAAGTCATGGAGACCTGCCATGACCGGCCCAGGCCCATGGCCGCCCTGA
- a CDS encoding ABC transporter ATP-binding protein, whose product METTAWMQLHSVMNAQQDSRPFARATLRRIAAFARPHRRRIAQFVLLSVVGALLAVATPVLAGRVVDAIVSGRDPGAVVGLSLLIALIALGDAALGLLNRWLSSSLGEGLILDLRTAVFDHVQRMPIAFFTRTRTGALVSRLNNDVIGAQRAFSNTLSGVVGNVVTVLLTLAVMLTLSWQITLLALVLLPVFVIPARRMGSRMAGLQREAANLNAAMGTRMTERFSAPGATLVKLFGRPDDESVEFAARARRVRDIGVRTAMAQSAFITALTLVSALALALVYGLGGWFALHGSLQAGAVVSLALLLTRLYAPLTSLAGARVEVMSALVSFERVFEVLDLKPLIEEKPDARQVPDGPVSVEFENVRFGYPSAEKVSLASLEEVAALDTRGGAEVLHGISFRAEPGQTIALVGSSGAGKSTIAQLLPRLYDTDEGAVRIGGIDVRDMSHAALRGTLGMVTQDGHLFHDSVRANLLLARPEAAEDELWDVLRRARLEDLVRSLPDGLDTVVGERGYRLSGGERQRMTIARLLLARQRVVILDEATAHLDSTSEAAVQEALAEALEGRTAVVIAHRLSTIHAADQILVVEGGHIVERGTHDELLAAAGRYAELYRTQFSNPSHTVTRITAGAEAVA is encoded by the coding sequence ATGGAGACCACAGCCTGGATGCAGCTGCACAGCGTCATGAACGCGCAGCAGGACAGCCGCCCTTTCGCCCGCGCGACGCTGCGCCGCATCGCCGCCTTCGCGCGCCCGCACCGCCGCCGTATCGCCCAGTTCGTGCTGCTCAGCGTGGTGGGCGCGCTGCTCGCGGTGGCCACTCCGGTACTCGCTGGACGTGTCGTGGACGCGATCGTGTCGGGGAGGGACCCGGGCGCCGTCGTCGGCCTGTCGCTGCTGATCGCGCTCATCGCACTCGGCGATGCCGCGCTCGGGCTGCTGAACCGCTGGCTGTCCTCGTCCCTCGGCGAAGGGCTCATCCTCGATCTGCGTACCGCGGTCTTCGACCACGTCCAGCGGATGCCCATCGCGTTCTTCACCCGAACCCGCACCGGCGCGCTCGTCAGCCGCCTCAACAACGATGTGATCGGCGCGCAGCGGGCGTTCAGCAACACGCTCTCCGGGGTGGTCGGCAATGTCGTCACCGTGCTGCTCACGCTCGCGGTCATGCTCACGCTGTCCTGGCAGATCACGCTGCTCGCGCTCGTCCTGCTGCCGGTCTTCGTCATCCCGGCCCGTCGCATGGGCAGCCGGATGGCGGGGCTTCAGCGCGAGGCCGCGAACCTCAACGCCGCGATGGGTACCCGGATGACCGAACGCTTCTCCGCGCCCGGAGCGACCCTGGTGAAGCTGTTCGGGCGGCCCGACGACGAGTCGGTCGAGTTCGCGGCGCGGGCACGCCGAGTGCGTGACATCGGCGTCCGTACGGCCATGGCGCAGTCGGCGTTCATCACTGCGCTCACCCTCGTCTCGGCGCTGGCGCTCGCGCTCGTCTACGGCCTCGGCGGTTGGTTCGCGCTGCACGGCAGCCTGCAGGCCGGCGCCGTCGTCTCGCTCGCCCTGCTCCTCACCCGGCTGTACGCTCCGCTGACCTCGCTCGCCGGGGCCCGGGTGGAGGTCATGAGCGCCCTGGTCTCCTTCGAGCGGGTCTTCGAGGTGCTCGATCTGAAGCCCCTGATCGAGGAGAAGCCGGACGCCCGGCAGGTCCCCGACGGGCCCGTGTCCGTGGAGTTCGAGAACGTCCGCTTCGGCTACCCGTCCGCCGAGAAGGTCTCTCTCGCATCCCTCGAAGAGGTCGCGGCGCTCGACACCCGGGGCGGCGCCGAAGTCCTGCACGGTATCTCCTTCCGCGCCGAACCCGGCCAGACCATCGCCCTCGTCGGCTCGTCCGGGGCAGGCAAGTCGACCATCGCACAGCTGCTGCCGCGCCTGTACGACACCGACGAAGGCGCGGTCCGCATCGGCGGCATCGACGTACGCGACATGTCGCACGCAGCCCTGCGAGGGACGCTGGGCATGGTCACCCAGGACGGGCACCTCTTCCACGACTCCGTGCGCGCCAATCTGCTGCTCGCCCGACCCGAGGCCGCCGAGGACGAGCTGTGGGACGTGCTGCGCCGGGCCAGGCTCGAAGACCTCGTCCGCTCGCTGCCCGACGGGCTCGACACCGTGGTCGGCGAGCGCGGCTACCGGCTCTCCGGTGGCGAGCGCCAGCGCATGACCATCGCCCGGCTCCTCCTCGCCCGCCAGCGCGTCGTCATCCTCGACGAGGCCACCGCCCATCTGGACAGCACCTCCGAGGCCGCCGTCCAGGAAGCCCTCGCGGAGGCGCTGGAGGGCCGCACCGCCGTCGTCATCGCCCACCGGCTCTCCACCATCCACGCAGCCGACCAGATCCTCGTCGTCGAGGGCGGGCACATCGTGGAACGCGGCACCCACGACGAACTGCTCGCCGCAGCCGGGCGGTACGCGGAGCTGTACCGCACCCAGTTCAGCAATCCCAGCCACACCGTGACCCGGATCACGGCGGGCGCCGAGGCGGTGGCATAG
- a CDS encoding TetR/AcrR family transcriptional regulator, which produces MTEPTGRRERKKAQTRQSLADAALELFLDRGYDQVGVKDVADAADVSVTTLFKHFSSKEALVFDQDDDLEAALVAAVRDRTPGQSIPQALREHILLKQTQFAVHATDPRFADFTRMVEETPALRDYAHRMWTRHEAALARAITEAVGAPEDDISCAALARFALEARGLILRHAAPRRAADEAFALLEHGWAASHPGG; this is translated from the coding sequence GTGACCGAACCGACCGGGCGCCGCGAGCGCAAGAAGGCCCAAACACGCCAGTCCCTGGCCGACGCCGCACTCGAACTCTTCCTCGACCGCGGCTACGACCAGGTCGGCGTCAAGGACGTCGCCGACGCCGCGGACGTCTCGGTAACCACCCTGTTCAAGCACTTCTCCAGCAAGGAAGCCCTGGTCTTCGACCAGGACGACGACCTGGAGGCAGCGCTCGTCGCCGCGGTGCGCGACCGCACCCCCGGCCAGTCGATCCCGCAGGCGCTGCGCGAGCACATCCTGCTGAAACAGACCCAATTCGCCGTCCACGCCACGGACCCGCGGTTCGCCGACTTCACGCGCATGGTGGAGGAGACCCCCGCGCTGCGCGACTACGCCCACCGCATGTGGACGCGCCACGAAGCGGCCCTGGCGCGAGCCATTACCGAGGCTGTCGGCGCCCCCGAGGACGACATCAGCTGCGCCGCACTGGCCCGTTTCGCCCTTGAGGCCCGCGGACTCATCCTGCGGCATGCCGCGCCGCGCCGCGCCGCCGACGAGGCCTTCGCGCTGCTCGAACACGGCTGGGCGGCCTCCCACCCGGGCGGCTGA